The sequence GTTGCCGCCTCGTGTCGTAGCGCGGCCAAACCGAATTGGTGACTGACCCATGCGAATAGCGATGATCGGCAGCGGCTACGTCGGGCTGGTATCCGGCACGTGCTTCTCCGAACTCGGACACGACGTCATCTGCGTCGACCGGGATCCCGAGCGGATCGAGAAGCTGCGCCGGAACGTCATGCCGATCTACGAGCCCGGGCTCGACGCCCTGGTGGCCAAGAACGTCGCCGGCGGCCGACTTTCATTCACCACCGACCTCAAGGCGGCGGTGGACGGGGCGGACGCCGTCTTCATCGCCGTCGGCACCCCGAGCCGGCGGGGCGACGGGCGGGCGGACCTGACCTATGTCTATGCCGCGGCGGCGGAGATCGCCGACGCCCTCACCGGCTACGCCGTCGTGGTCACCAAATCGACCGTGCCCGTCGGAACCGGCCGGGAAGTCGCGGCCATCATCAGGAAGACCCGCCCCGACGCGGATTTCGACGTGGCCTCGAATCCCGAGTTCCTGCGCGAAGGCGCGGCCATCAACGACTTCATGCGGCCCGACCGCGTGGTCATCGGCGTCGAAAGCGACCGGGCGCGGGAGGTTCTCAGCAGCATCTACCGCCCGCTCTACCTGATCGAACGGCCGATCGTCAGCACCACGCTGGAAACCGCCGAACTGATCAAATATGCGAGCAACAGCTTCCTCGCGATGAAGATCACCTTCATCAACGAGGTGGCCAATCTCTGCGAAAAGGTCGGGGCGGACGTGCACGACGTGGCCAAGGCGATCGGGCTGGACGGGCGCATCGGCCCGAAGTTCCTGCACCCGGGCCCGGGCTATGGCGGCTCCTGCTTCCCGAAGGACACCCTGGCCTTCGCGCAGACGGCGCAGGACTACGGTGCCCGGCAGCATATCGTCGAGACCGTCATCGACGTGAACGAGCGCCGCAAGGCCGAGATGACCGACCGCATCGTAGCCGCGTTCGGAGGGTCGGTCCGGGACCGGACGATCGCCGTCCTCGGCCTGACCTTCAAGCCGAACACCGACGACATGCGCGAGGCCCCCAGCCTCACCATCCTGCCCGCCCTGCTGCAGGCCGGCGCCCGCATCCAGGCGTTCGATCCCGAGGGCATGGAGGAGGCGCGGAAGCACCTGCCGCCCGGGATCACCTATGCGACCAGCGCCTATGGCGCGCTGGAGGGGGCGGACGGCGCCGTGGTCCTGACCGAATGGAACGAGTTCCGCGGCCTCGATCTCAAGCGGATGCGTGAGGCGATGCAGGGCGATGTCTTCATCGACCTGCGGAATGTCTACAAGCCCAACGAAATGGCTTCAGCCGGCTTCCAGTATCAGGGCCTGGGCCGTCCTGTTCCGACGGTACGGCCCTCCGCGGTCGCGCAAGCCGGCGCCCGCAACTAGGGGTCTCCGCGGGCTGCCGTGCTCCCCGTCCCGGCGTCGAGACGACATCGGCTGCTGTCGTCACTGCCGGGGCGCGTCGCGGATCGATGCGCCGGATCCCAGCGGAATCCGGGCGCCTCGGAATGAGTGAGCGGGAAGGCAAGACACCGGCGTCGCCCGGCCCCGCCCGTTGCCGTATCGGGGCTCGTCGGTGATCGGAAATTCCTTTTGCAGGCGCGGGAGCATCGCTTATACGTCTCAATGCGGCGCTGCGAACAACGAAACTCTTTGGGCCTGATCAGCCGATGCTCTTCAATTCACCAGAGTTTCTGTTCATCTTTCTGCCGATTACCTGTGCATTCTTCTTCATCTCGCGGCGGCTCGGGCTTTCGATCCTCAGCGTCCCGGTCCTGCTGGTGGCGTCCGTCGCC comes from Inquilinus sp. Marseille-Q2685 and encodes:
- a CDS encoding UDP-glucose/GDP-mannose dehydrogenase family protein, whose translation is MRIAMIGSGYVGLVSGTCFSELGHDVICVDRDPERIEKLRRNVMPIYEPGLDALVAKNVAGGRLSFTTDLKAAVDGADAVFIAVGTPSRRGDGRADLTYVYAAAAEIADALTGYAVVVTKSTVPVGTGREVAAIIRKTRPDADFDVASNPEFLREGAAINDFMRPDRVVIGVESDRAREVLSSIYRPLYLIERPIVSTTLETAELIKYASNSFLAMKITFINEVANLCEKVGADVHDVAKAIGLDGRIGPKFLHPGPGYGGSCFPKDTLAFAQTAQDYGARQHIVETVIDVNERRKAEMTDRIVAAFGGSVRDRTIAVLGLTFKPNTDDMREAPSLTILPALLQAGARIQAFDPEGMEEARKHLPPGITYATSAYGALEGADGAVVLTEWNEFRGLDLKRMREAMQGDVFIDLRNVYKPNEMASAGFQYQGLGRPVPTVRPSAVAQAGARN